Proteins encoded by one window of Ralstonia sp. RRA:
- a CDS encoding HIT family protein codes for MPDATYNDQNIFAKILRGELPCIKVYEDDHTIAFMDIMPQADGHVLVLPKEGAAELFDLSDEAASAAIRTTRKLARAVRTAFTPPGIAIFQLNGSAAGQTVPHVHFHVLPRYSDTPLQPHARVQADSDKLKAHAEKIIAALQAE; via the coding sequence ATGCCTGACGCGACGTACAACGACCAGAACATCTTCGCCAAGATCCTGCGCGGCGAGCTGCCCTGCATCAAGGTGTATGAAGACGACCACACCATCGCTTTCATGGACATCATGCCGCAGGCCGACGGCCATGTTCTGGTGCTGCCCAAGGAAGGCGCGGCGGAGCTGTTCGACCTGTCGGATGAGGCCGCCTCGGCCGCCATCCGTACCACGCGCAAGCTGGCCCGCGCCGTACGCACGGCCTTCACGCCGCCGGGCATTGCCATCTTCCAGCTCAATGGCAGCGCTGCCGGCCAGACCGTGCCGCACGTGCACTTCCACGTACTGCCGCGCTACAGCGATACGCCGCTGCAACCGCACGCCCGCGTGCAGGCGGATTCGGACAAGCTCAAGGCGCACGCTGAAAAGATCATCGCGGCACTGCAAGCCGAGTAA
- a CDS encoding TetR/AcrR family transcriptional regulator, which produces MPSPLIDEHDAPVDAEPTSTAAPRAQLTPNDWVRAATDLLVTKSVDAVRVDVLAKQLEVTRGSFYWHFKNRDDLLHQVLQDWSERTRVGPKLERQNPSVQGLVRDLLALPFRGRSARRTAMIEFAIRAWARRDPMAQEAVETVDEHRMDYYVQHFQAIGFARKDAKTRAFMLYAYQLSEATLWHQGSKPDKDARRRFFEDTLLAGAPLAGSSDATQE; this is translated from the coding sequence ATGCCCTCCCCGCTGATCGACGAACACGACGCACCCGTCGATGCCGAGCCCACCTCCACCGCCGCGCCGCGTGCGCAGCTCACGCCCAACGACTGGGTGCGCGCGGCCACCGATCTGCTCGTCACCAAGAGCGTCGACGCCGTGCGCGTAGACGTGCTCGCCAAACAACTGGAAGTCACGCGCGGCAGCTTCTACTGGCACTTCAAGAACCGCGACGATCTGCTGCATCAGGTGCTGCAGGACTGGAGCGAACGCACGCGCGTCGGCCCCAAGCTCGAGCGACAGAACCCATCGGTACAGGGCCTGGTGCGTGATCTGCTGGCGCTGCCGTTTCGCGGTCGCAGCGCGCGCCGCACCGCTATGATCGAGTTCGCCATCCGCGCCTGGGCACGACGTGACCCGATGGCACAAGAGGCCGTCGAAACCGTCGACGAGCACCGCATGGACTACTACGTCCAGCACTTCCAGGCGATCGGCTTTGCGCGCAAGGATGCCAAGACACGCGCCTTCATGCTGTACGCCTACCAACTGTCCGAAGCCACGCTTTGGCACCAGGGCAGCAAGCCCGACAAGGACGCGCGCCGCCGCTTCTTTGAAGACACACTGCTGGCCGGCGCGCCGCTTGCCGGTTCAAGCGACGCCACGCAGGAATAA
- a CDS encoding MFS transporter: MPDSPALHTSDLPSRLDRLPWSRFHTRVVVALGITWLLDGLEVTLAGAVAGALKQSPALQLTNAQVGMASSAYLVGAVLGALLFGWLTDRLGRRKLFFITLGVYISATAATAFSWSFASLVVFRLLTGAGIGGEYAAINSTIQELTPARVRGWTDLAINGTFWVGAALGAGASLWLLAPAHLPIDTGWRLCFFIGAVLGLVILVMRFWIPESPRWLLTRSRHDEAQAIVDRIEREVAARGHRFDNAPLPALRLRNRSHPGLLEVARVLLVQHRRRALVGLALMAAQAFFYNAIFFTYALVLTDFYDVPATKVGTYLLPFALGNFLGPLLLGRLFDVLGRRTMIAATYAISGVLLLASGALFNAGALDSTTQTLAWTVVFFFASAAASSAYLTVSETFPLEVRALAIALFYAVGTGLGGVAGPALFGWLIDTHARSAVFAGYAFGAVLMLLAAAVQARWGTAAERKPLEQVAAPLSADDGVA, from the coding sequence ATGCCCGATTCGCCAGCCCTCCATACCTCTGATCTACCCAGCCGTCTAGACCGCCTGCCGTGGAGCCGATTCCATACGCGCGTGGTCGTGGCGCTCGGCATCACGTGGCTGCTCGACGGGCTGGAGGTCACACTGGCCGGTGCCGTGGCCGGTGCGCTCAAGCAAAGCCCAGCGCTGCAACTGACCAACGCACAGGTGGGCATGGCAAGCAGTGCTTATCTGGTTGGCGCGGTGCTGGGTGCGCTGCTGTTCGGCTGGCTGACCGATCGACTTGGGCGGCGCAAGCTGTTCTTCATCACGCTCGGTGTCTATATCTCGGCCACTGCTGCGACGGCGTTCTCGTGGAGCTTCGCCAGCCTCGTCGTCTTTCGCTTGCTCACAGGCGCGGGGATCGGCGGGGAATACGCGGCCATCAACTCGACGATTCAGGAACTGACACCGGCACGCGTGCGCGGCTGGACGGACCTCGCCATCAACGGCACGTTCTGGGTGGGCGCGGCATTGGGCGCAGGGGCATCGCTGTGGCTGCTGGCCCCGGCGCACCTGCCCATCGACACAGGCTGGCGGCTGTGCTTCTTCATCGGGGCGGTGCTGGGGTTGGTCATCCTGGTCATGCGCTTCTGGATTCCTGAGAGCCCACGCTGGCTGCTCACACGCAGCCGGCACGATGAGGCACAGGCGATCGTCGATCGCATCGAGCGTGAGGTGGCCGCGCGTGGCCACCGCTTTGACAATGCGCCGCTCCCCGCACTGCGCCTGCGCAATCGCAGCCATCCCGGCCTGCTGGAAGTCGCGCGCGTGCTGCTCGTACAGCACCGCCGGCGCGCGCTGGTCGGCCTCGCGCTGATGGCCGCGCAGGCCTTCTTCTACAACGCGATCTTCTTCACCTATGCGCTGGTGCTGACCGATTTCTACGACGTGCCCGCCACGAAGGTCGGCACGTACCTGCTGCCATTTGCGCTGGGCAACTTTCTCGGGCCGCTACTGCTTGGCCGATTGTTCGATGTGCTGGGCCGGCGCACGATGATCGCCGCCACCTACGCGATCAGTGGTGTGCTGTTGCTCGCCAGCGGTGCGCTGTTCAACGCTGGTGCGCTCGACAGCACCACGCAGACGCTCGCATGGACGGTGGTGTTCTTCTTTGCATCGGCGGCCGCCAGCTCGGCCTACCTGACGGTGAGCGAGACCTTTCCGTTGGAAGTGCGAGCGCTAGCCATTGCGCTGTTCTATGCCGTGGGCACAGGGCTGGGCGGTGTCGCAGGCCCCGCGCTGTTCGGTTGGCTGATCGATACGCACGCGCGCAGCGCGGTCTTTGCCGGCTACGCTTTCGGTGCGGTGCTCATGCTTCTGGCCGCTGCCGTACAGGCACGTTGGGGGACTGCCGCCGAGCGCAAACCGCTGGAACAGGTTGCCGCGCCGCTGTCTGCGGATGACGGTGTCGCTTGA
- a CDS encoding flagellin: MSLSLNTNISSLQTQQALSQSQSALQTSLQRLSTGLRVNSAKDDAAAYAVASSLTTTLNSQTQGIQNSNQAMSYLQTADSYLSQVESNLQRMNQLAVEANNGGLSTTDQANLDKEYQKLATANKSIQTNANYNGNKLFDGSVTSTTFQYGQNAATDVTTVSNANLSTFGTLSGTSVTSAANATAAQASIATDLTNLKAARASLGAQQSGLTSTINTLTSNNTALSAAKSSLIDTDYAAETSNMTRQNILQQAGTAMLAQANSAPNSILNLLKG, encoded by the coding sequence ATGTCACTAAGCCTCAATACCAACATCTCGTCCCTGCAAACGCAGCAAGCTCTGTCGCAATCGCAGTCTGCTCTGCAGACCTCGCTGCAACGTCTGTCGACCGGCCTGCGTGTGAACAGCGCCAAGGACGATGCCGCCGCTTACGCTGTGGCCTCCAGCCTGACCACCACGCTGAACTCGCAAACGCAAGGTATCCAGAACTCCAACCAGGCGATGTCGTATCTGCAAACGGCCGACTCGTACCTGAGCCAGGTTGAAAGCAACCTGCAGCGTATGAATCAGCTGGCTGTGGAAGCCAACAACGGCGGTCTGTCGACCACCGACCAGGCCAACCTGGACAAGGAATACCAGAAGCTGGCCACCGCCAACAAGAGCATCCAGACCAACGCGAACTACAACGGCAACAAGCTGTTCGACGGTTCGGTTACGTCCACGACGTTCCAGTACGGCCAGAATGCGGCGACCGATGTGACCACGGTCTCCAACGCCAACCTGTCGACCTTCGGCACGCTGTCTGGTACGAGCGTGACCAGCGCCGCCAACGCCACGGCAGCCCAAGCCTCCATCGCCACCGACCTGACCAACCTGAAGGCAGCTCGCGCCAGCCTGGGTGCTCAGCAAAGTGGTCTGACCTCGACCATCAACACGCTGACGTCGAACAACACTGCGCTGTCGGCTGCCAAGTCGTCCTTGATCGATACGGACTATGCGGCGGAAACGTCGAACATGACGCGTCAGAACATCCTGCAGCAAGCGGGTACGGCCATGCTGGCGCAAGCCAACTCGGCACCGAACAGCATCCTGAACCTGCTCAAGGGCTGA
- a CDS encoding branched-chain amino acid ABC transporter substrate-binding protein, translating into MKAFRFALCAAAIAGAFCASTVHAETVKIAWIDPLSGLMGALGQNQLRSWQYAADLANQQNWSGNGTKFEVVGFDNKVSPQESLTILKQITDQGIRYVAQGDGSSVGMALQDAIAKYNDRNPGKEIIYLNYAAVDPDMTNSKCNYWHFRLDANSDMKMEALTTYLAKDSNIKKVYLLNQNYSFGHQVARAAKDYLKRKRPDIQVVGEDLHPLAQVKDFSPYVAKIRASGADTVITGNWGSDLALLVRAAKDAGLNTNFYTYYAGTTGVPTAMGASGADRVKVISYFAPNDGNPKTNAVLDGFKKKYNDDFFNADVYTGMAFLSKAVKTAGSAEPAKVAKVMEGMTIDSLNGPVEMRKTDHQAQQTLYVTTWVKADGKKIKYDQENTGYGWRTDVTLEPHLGAQPTSCQMKRPVS; encoded by the coding sequence ATGAAGGCATTCCGATTCGCGCTGTGCGCGGCGGCCATCGCAGGCGCATTCTGCGCGAGCACTGTTCACGCTGAGACCGTCAAGATCGCCTGGATCGACCCGCTGTCCGGGCTGATGGGCGCGCTGGGCCAGAACCAGTTGCGCAGCTGGCAATACGCGGCCGATCTGGCCAACCAACAGAACTGGAGCGGCAACGGCACCAAGTTTGAAGTCGTGGGGTTTGACAACAAGGTCTCGCCGCAAGAGAGCCTGACGATCCTCAAGCAGATCACCGATCAGGGCATCCGCTACGTTGCGCAGGGCGACGGTTCCAGCGTGGGCATGGCGCTGCAGGATGCGATCGCCAAGTACAACGACCGCAATCCGGGCAAGGAGATCATCTATCTCAACTACGCCGCGGTCGATCCGGACATGACCAACAGCAAGTGCAACTACTGGCATTTCCGCCTGGACGCCAACTCCGACATGAAGATGGAGGCCCTGACCACCTACCTGGCCAAGGACTCGAATATCAAGAAGGTCTACCTGCTCAACCAGAACTACTCGTTCGGCCATCAGGTGGCGCGTGCGGCCAAGGATTACCTCAAGCGCAAGCGTCCGGACATCCAGGTGGTGGGTGAAGACCTGCACCCGCTGGCGCAGGTGAAGGACTTCTCGCCGTACGTGGCCAAGATTCGCGCGTCCGGCGCCGATACGGTCATCACCGGCAACTGGGGCAGCGATCTGGCCTTGCTGGTTCGCGCTGCCAAGGATGCAGGCCTGAACACCAACTTCTACACGTACTACGCCGGTACCACCGGCGTGCCGACCGCAATGGGCGCGTCGGGTGCGGACCGTGTGAAGGTCATCAGCTACTTCGCGCCGAACGACGGCAACCCAAAGACCAACGCCGTGCTCGACGGCTTCAAGAAGAAGTACAACGACGACTTCTTCAACGCCGATGTCTATACCGGCATGGCCTTCCTGTCCAAGGCCGTCAAGACGGCAGGCTCGGCTGAGCCCGCCAAGGTGGCCAAGGTCATGGAAGGCATGACGATCGACAGCCTCAATGGCCCGGTCGAGATGCGCAAGACCGATCACCAGGCACAGCAGACGCTGTATGTCACCACCTGGGTGAAGGCCGATGGCAAGAAGATCAAGTACGACCAGGAGAACACCGGCTACGGCTGGCGCACCGACGTCACGCTTGAACCGCACCTCGGTGCGCAGCCGACGTCGTGCCAGATGAAGCGGCCGGTTTCGTGA
- a CDS encoding methyl-accepting chemotaxis protein produces the protein MFNRLSIRFRLNAALALLAVLLAIIGTIGAVGMRASDATIKEIYSNQLASTSLVAKAQLNAAIVRTTLDRAVFHPDAADVPAILDKANGYRAKSDDAWKQYKALPMSADEARLAADLEGKRAALFRDGIEPLMNALRAHDATAVDKMVMDVIPPLSVAMTAASDALDRSQSEQAKAGYDDAVARSHAFLMLIIAAIVVGIAAALGCAFGLHRAISAPLSRMLGHFGEISRGNLTEHITVSSHDEMGALTRGLIDMQRGLIRTIETMRGGSDSIASATKQIAAGNLDLSQRTEEQASSLEETASSMEELTSIVKQNADNARQASQLAGNASDIAVKGGEVVGRVIETMSGINNSSKKIADIIGVIEGIAFQTNILALNAAVEAARAGEQGRGFAVVAGEVRSLAQRSATAAKEIKELISDSVGRVENGSTLVTEAGTVIDEVVVAVKRVTDIMGEISAASAEQSTGIEQVNQAVTQMDEVTQQNAALVEEAAAAAQSLEEQASVLRETVASFRLPPAGTHVVPAAVVSAAKAPSATPIAVAKPAASKPASTIKRAVRKPAVSPATAPAKPVSAPAAAPAAATEPKPGKLALAAATSDADDWEQF, from the coding sequence ATGTTCAATCGACTTTCCATCCGTTTCCGACTCAATGCGGCCCTTGCGCTACTCGCCGTGCTGCTGGCCATCATTGGCACCATTGGCGCGGTCGGCATGCGCGCGTCAGACGCGACCATCAAAGAGATCTATAGCAACCAGCTCGCTTCAACCTCGCTGGTGGCCAAGGCGCAACTGAATGCCGCCATTGTGCGCACCACACTGGATCGTGCGGTCTTCCACCCCGATGCTGCTGACGTGCCGGCCATCCTCGACAAGGCCAACGGCTACCGTGCCAAGTCCGACGACGCCTGGAAACAGTACAAGGCGCTGCCCATGAGTGCAGATGAGGCCCGTCTGGCTGCCGATCTGGAAGGCAAACGTGCAGCGCTGTTTCGCGATGGCATTGAGCCGCTGATGAACGCACTGCGTGCCCATGACGCAACCGCAGTCGACAAAATGGTCATGGATGTCATCCCGCCACTGTCGGTGGCAATGACCGCCGCCTCAGATGCCTTGGATCGCAGTCAGTCCGAGCAGGCCAAGGCCGGATACGACGACGCAGTGGCCCGCTCGCACGCGTTTCTGATGCTGATCATCGCCGCCATCGTGGTGGGCATTGCTGCAGCGCTGGGCTGTGCGTTTGGTCTGCACCGTGCGATCTCGGCACCGCTGTCGCGCATGCTTGGCCACTTTGGTGAGATTTCGCGCGGCAACTTGACCGAGCACATCACCGTGAGCAGCCATGACGAGATGGGCGCGCTCACCCGCGGCCTGATCGACATGCAGCGCGGACTGATCCGCACCATCGAGACGATGCGCGGCGGCAGCGATTCCATTGCCAGCGCGACCAAGCAGATTGCCGCCGGCAACCTCGATCTCTCGCAGCGCACTGAGGAGCAGGCGTCTTCGCTGGAAGAGACGGCTTCCAGCATGGAAGAGCTGACCAGCATCGTGAAGCAGAACGCCGACAATGCGCGCCAGGCCAGCCAGCTTGCGGGCAATGCTTCGGACATCGCCGTCAAGGGCGGTGAAGTGGTGGGCCGCGTCATCGAAACGATGTCGGGCATCAACAACAGCAGCAAGAAGATCGCCGACATCATTGGCGTGATTGAAGGCATTGCCTTCCAGACCAACATCCTTGCCCTGAATGCCGCAGTGGAAGCTGCGCGTGCGGGCGAACAGGGCCGTGGCTTTGCGGTGGTGGCCGGCGAAGTGCGCAGCCTGGCGCAGCGTTCGGCCACGGCGGCCAAGGAAATCAAGGAACTCATCAGCGATTCGGTTGGCCGTGTTGAAAACGGTTCGACGCTTGTGACTGAGGCCGGCACGGTGATCGACGAAGTGGTGGTGGCCGTCAAGCGCGTGACCGACATCATGGGCGAGATCAGTGCCGCGTCGGCCGAGCAGAGCACCGGCATCGAACAGGTCAACCAGGCCGTCACGCAGATGGACGAAGTGACGCAGCAAAACGCGGCGCTGGTGGAAGAGGCGGCCGCTGCCGCGCAATCGCTGGAAGAGCAGGCGAGCGTGCTGCGCGAGACAGTTGCGTCGTTCCGCCTGCCGCCGGCAGGCACGCACGTTGTGCCGGCTGCTGTGGTGAGCGCTGCGAAGGCGCCGTCGGCGACACCGATTGCTGTTGCCAAACCTGCGGCGAGCAAGCCTGCCTCGACAATCAAGCGTGCCGTGCGCAAGCCTGCTGTGTCGCCTGCAACTGCGCCTGCCAAACCGGTTTCCGCACCGGCAGCAGCCCCTGCCGCGGCAACCGAGCCGAAGCCGGGCAAGCTGGCACTCGCTGCAGCCACCAGCGATGCTGATGACTGGGAACAGTTCTGA
- a CDS encoding 2-hydroxyacid dehydrogenase, with protein MQPTLLILIAMTPDNVAQIAQHFHIIHAPTRAERDAAIAHNGQDVRIVLTNGSTGLTGAEIAALPKLELACALGAGYENIDVETARARGVVVANGAGTNDACVADHAFGLLLAAVRGIPKLDRATRNGVWRDDIPLQPGVCGKRLGIVGLGTIGMQIARRAAGFDMQIGYHNRKPRDGVSYQYFAALKEMAEWADFLIVATPGGAQTKHLVNQSVLEALGPNGCVVNIARGSVVDTAALEAAIRAGKLGSAGLDVYESEPKPPVGLLDLEQVVLTPHIAGWSPESVQATVDRFLENARRHLAGTGVVSPV; from the coding sequence ATGCAGCCGACACTCCTGATCCTCATTGCGATGACGCCCGACAACGTGGCGCAGATCGCTCAGCACTTCCACATCATCCACGCCCCAACCCGGGCAGAACGCGACGCCGCCATCGCCCACAACGGGCAAGACGTGCGCATCGTGCTAACCAATGGATCAACGGGCCTGACCGGCGCAGAGATCGCCGCCCTGCCCAAACTGGAACTGGCCTGCGCCCTGGGCGCCGGCTACGAGAACATCGACGTGGAAACCGCTCGTGCGCGCGGCGTGGTGGTGGCCAACGGCGCCGGCACCAACGACGCCTGCGTGGCTGACCACGCCTTCGGCCTGCTGCTGGCTGCAGTGCGCGGTATCCCGAAGCTGGACCGCGCCACGCGCAATGGCGTCTGGCGCGACGACATTCCGCTGCAGCCCGGCGTGTGCGGCAAGCGCCTGGGTATCGTGGGCCTGGGCACCATCGGCATGCAGATCGCACGCCGCGCCGCAGGCTTCGACATGCAGATCGGCTATCACAACCGCAAACCGCGCGACGGTGTGTCGTACCAGTATTTCGCTGCGCTCAAGGAGATGGCCGAGTGGGCGGACTTCCTGATCGTTGCCACGCCGGGCGGCGCGCAAACCAAGCATCTGGTGAATCAATCCGTACTGGAAGCGCTGGGGCCGAACGGCTGCGTGGTCAACATCGCGCGCGGCAGCGTAGTGGATACGGCGGCGCTGGAAGCGGCCATCCGTGCAGGCAAGCTGGGCAGTGCAGGGCTGGATGTGTACGAGAGCGAGCCGAAGCCGCCGGTGGGCTTGCTGGACCTGGAGCAAGTCGTGCTGACGCCGCACATTGCCGGCTGGTCGCCGGAATCGGTGCAGGCCACGGTGGATCGCTTTCTGGAGAACGCCCGCCGGCATCTGGCGGGCACAGGCGTGGTGTCCCCGGTCTAA
- a CDS encoding glycine zipper 2TM domain-containing protein yields the protein MQATNKRVRASRAGRWMALAAMAAAAAGLAGCVTAPYPGYGAGYGAGYAAGSSAYGNNYGGTTYSTTPYASGYTSGYDNTYNGYNGSYDPSAPQPYPSQRPTPAPVYSQPQPNYSPYPSSSEPAYQAPADNRYGVIERIDAVPVRGQPTGVGAVLGGVVGGLLGHQVGGGRGNTVATIGGAVAGAMAGNAVEGNTMVGQTYRVTMRLNDNSMVTLTQNNPNGLRPGNRARIENNMAVPY from the coding sequence ATGCAAGCAACGAACAAGCGGGTACGCGCCAGTCGCGCAGGGCGGTGGATGGCATTGGCGGCAATGGCAGCGGCAGCAGCAGGTTTGGCCGGTTGTGTCACGGCGCCGTACCCCGGCTACGGTGCGGGCTATGGCGCCGGTTATGCGGCCGGCAGCAGTGCATACGGCAACAACTATGGCGGCACGACCTACAGCACTACGCCGTACGCCAGCGGCTACACCAGCGGGTACGACAACACCTACAACGGCTACAACGGCAGCTACGATCCGAGCGCGCCGCAGCCGTATCCGTCTCAACGGCCGACCCCTGCGCCGGTGTATTCGCAGCCGCAGCCGAACTATTCCCCGTATCCGAGTAGCAGCGAGCCTGCCTATCAGGCACCGGCCGACAATCGCTATGGCGTGATCGAGCGCATCGACGCGGTGCCGGTGCGCGGGCAGCCCACCGGTGTGGGCGCAGTGCTTGGCGGCGTGGTGGGCGGCCTGCTCGGTCATCAGGTGGGTGGCGGACGCGGCAATACCGTGGCCACCATTGGCGGTGCGGTGGCCGGTGCCATGGCGGGCAACGCTGTGGAAGGCAATACGATGGTCGGTCAGACCTACCGCGTGACCATGCGCCTGAACGACAACTCCATGGTCACGCTCACGCAAAACAACCCGAACGGCCTGCGTCCGGGTAACCGTGCCCGCATCGAAAACAACATGGCTGTGCCTTACTAA